The Glycine max cultivar Williams 82 chromosome 3, Glycine_max_v4.0, whole genome shotgun sequence sequence CAATTCCAGTGGAATATATACCCTCTATTGTAGTTCCAACCAGAAGGGAAAGCTCTGCTGTGACGCTGCGACAGACAAAATAGAAGTGCTAGAAACTTTTCTCGTGGTCGTGGGTCTGAGGCTATCTACAATTTTTTCCATGGAAACGAAACATTTTTCTTTAGCCCATTGCCTTATCCTGATCTCAACACTTCAATTCCGGTCACTATCTGAGGCTATCACACACAAGCACAAGTAGACatgaaaaaaacaacaacaacatttaAGTCGATTATACCCATGAACCATCAAAAAAGAAATGGGGTATCCCATTCCATTTAAGTCGGTGATTATCCCAGTCTGGCATCTAAGTACGAACGTGGGGGTGGCATCATATTTTGGATTATCAATTGAACCAAGGACTTTGGAATGgattatcattatcattgatATTTTGTATTGAGAAACTCCAtttctataacttttttaatattcttttataataaaaataaataagaagaacaaaatatgagatagaataattaatatgataggaagataaagtaaaaaataagaaagaaaatgaggGCAAGTGTAACTAAATAAGTTCTTTCTCTATAAAGTCTTTCTCAACAAATTCACTGTTCTTGAAATCATCAAAAGACGTTTTTCTTaacgaatatatatatatatatatatatatatatattcaccccACTTAATTCAATGAAAACATGATTTAGTTTTACGGAATAGTGTAGTATATAACAAAATCGTGTTTCCTTGAAAAGaacattttcataaaaaaaatgcacacggGATAGTGCCAATAGCAAACTGATAATGTCAATAGTTGCTTCCATGCCAGAATGCAAGTCAGGCccaaagtagtaaacccaaatgCTAAACCCGCCATTGCAGACCTGATGTGGACCTATAgatcgagaaaaaaaaaaattggatcccAAAAAAGAACTGGGTCTTGATCGAAAGAAAACCTCATCGCCCCTTGCTATGCTCGCTCTCCAATTTCATTTTGCAGCAGTTGGAAGCTCTCTCTTCACGCCGCATGCATTTTCATGAAGCTAGATTTGTCTATTTTTCACACATTCTAAATACAGACGCAGAATGAAAACTAAAAAGTTTTCAAGATTCTTTTTTGTTATGCTAAAGTCGTACTCAAAcatgatattaatattttttctctgcCTAATTAATTTCAGATGAATGTCAGTGAACTCAATCTGGTTCAACCTGCTGGTAAAGTTGTTTGggattatatgattttatttgcaTTTTGGTTTTGTcataattagttattatttatttaaaactaattcgCTAAGTTTTTAACTGAAAGTGATCTGGTTTATTGTTTGTGAAAAGTGCAGGTAAGGATGCCCAGGTTATGAACATCCCAGAAAACGATTGTTGTGTAAATGCAGTTTTCCTAGTTCAAGATTATATCATATAACTTTGAATGGAGTAACTAATTTGATCGCAAAAGCAGTGGTTTGAATGCATGCTATGTCCTTTTATGTTTTACACGTACAACTGAATCTTCATCTGCAATGTTTGATTGAAAGTTCAAAGTTAATTGTACACCGCCTTGTTGGTACTTGGGATTTTCTCGGTGAATATAATGAAGCATTTTTGGTAACGGAGCGGAATATTGTCTTGTTCTGTAATGCTTTGATACTTGGACAAGTCTCGATTAATTAGGAAGAGGCTACTGAGTTGGATCTTGACAAAAAGAACCTACTGGTGGCCATTATTCTACCGTACAAATTGTAAACTTTTTTACCCCCCTTTTAATTCCCTCCATATTTTGCCTTTCATAAGCAATTTCCTTTGAATTTTGCCTTTTATACGACCATTGAAATTGTTCCTATCTTTTACTCTCTTTATGACctccaatttaatattttattgtggtttttcttgtttgtttggtCTTTTTGTCTAACATTAAGGTTTTTTCATCCTCCAAGCTCTCAAACATAGTATTTgtactcctttttttttaaaaaattatgcataaataaataaaaattatatgaaaaagaaagaaaattaaaaattaaattcgataaagtgatttttttaaatacattttttaaaaaaattccaaaaagtAGTTTTTATAATACTATTTTGCACTTTACATTCTAAAAAGCTCTTTTCAGAATACGACATCTAAAACAATATGAAATCTACTTTCCAGACCCTTACTGTTGCATTTTGGGATGTAGTTTCTGGAGTATTGTTTTCAGATTTTGTATTTACTTTTTGAcactaaaagaaaagtaaaacataattttagaaACTACTTTATAGTAATTAAACAGTGTGTAAGGATATTTTAGGTATAAAGAGTATTATTGGTagtagaaaatttaaattaaaataaaagggaGTGAATATAATATTTGCCTCTTTACTTGTGGGCTTCTGGCCCGATAGTTTGATATCCCGAATGGCCCAAAAATACAATCTGCCAAGATTGATAGGTATTATATTGGGCCTTGAGTTGAGCGACCCAAAATAATGTCCAATCACGGTTCTATTGCATGGCATTGTCTGTGAGCATTCTTTCCATTATTGTATTGTAACTGAAACAGGATttaggaaaagaaaaggaaagactATAACGTGACCCGCGTGTGGCGTTATTGAAGCTACACCAAacggaaaaaaaataagaaacagaATGGGGCAAAATATAGTGGGGAGCAGCAAAACCACATATATGATGTGTGATGGGTATGTACGTATGGGTTGGAGTAACTTCCAAACGagtcaaatcaaatatatattttgtgagaaaaTGAAGTTTAGCGTGAAGGATCCAAGCGTTAGCAGAAAATTGTGCTGCTTGGTCCCCCAAATATCTTCATTGGATGTTATGAATAGTTGAAACGGTGATTCATTGTTTGCTCACCAGCCAGAAAGAGAGAGTTGTGGATCGTTCTTTTGTTCCATACTTCCATACCGTTGCTGTTGGTGTCAATTGCTTGTCATCACTTGTTTGTACGCATTATAATGCAGTGCTTAGATTATTGGGTTTGAACGTGTTACATTATTCCATGAGTAATTATTAATACTTGAATCCAGTTAACCaatgttttggaaaacttttagtacatttttatttgcttgctaGAAGTTTCGCATGGTTcttctttaataaatatttttatttgtatcttCTTAACCAACATAAGTTaacttttactttaatttattattattattacaactTCTACTCACATCTTTAGCCTACTTCAAtgaatcaatttaatttgagtAACTATTTTATAGAGGCATGGCAATTCAGAGTGGCGGGTCATGGTTATGTTTCACGGACGTCAAGTTACGACAAAAGTCCCGAGGAAATAGGAACTACTGCTATCATTCTTGTATGTCTGGAATAATTTATTggagagaggaagagaagtGGGATACAGAATGTTTAATCAAACatgtatagaaaaaaataacctCTCTCATGTATTCCTTCTAACTCTAACTtcataaaaaattcattaaccTTCTGGAAAAAAAGTTTACAAAATAATGTGAATCTTAGACCTATCTCTTTcgactttaattcaaatattctttctcattctttcctttttcccGCCATCAAACCCATCCTAATTCATCATtagtttgttctttttttaacaataacatattttgaaatttctttcgAAATCTTATCTCTTTATTCTCTCTGTTACATctcatctttattttattttatcatttttttattctttaaattaaactttaatatttcttatttatcaaaatcctagtaatattataaattttctctaatctagcaacttctttttatttgactTTTTCATCCTTAATTCGAGAATCTGAAGACTCCAGAGTCCAAGAAACACACTTGGATTCGTCACTCAATTGATAAGCATGGATCTTTTGTGCGGCGGGAAGAAAGAATATTCTTCCCTCCGTCCACAGTCCATAATCAGCACGAGTCCACCTGGTCCATCCAAATCTCGCCACATCATGTGACACTTCCACGTCAGCGCGCACGCTATCCGTCCACATCCTACGTGGCAGAACGAAGCTTGAATAGTCCGAAAATCTTAACCGTTAAAACTTGGTTGCTCCTCCTTCCCTCGCTCCCCGCTTGTGTGGCTCCTACAACACAACACCACATCATTCTGGAAAGGTTGTTCGGGTTTCGCCATGGCAACGCATCCGCAAACTCCAACCTCATCGAACGCGTTCTCGTTCATCTCGAAAGGTTGGCGCGAGGTTCGTGACTCGGCGGACGCGGATCTCCGTCTGATGCGGGACCGAGCGAACTCGTTCAAGGACCTAGCGACGTCGTTTGACCGTGAGCTCGAGAACTTCTTCAATTCCGCCACGCCGCCGTTCTCCGTGCCTGCGATGCGCTCTCCGCCGCCCAAGGAGATCGAGTTCGTCAAGAGCCTTCGCCCCAAGCTGTCGGAGATTCGGAGGGCGTACTCGTCCCCCGACTTCAGCAAGAAGGTTCTGGAGAAGTGGCGCCCTAGGACGCAGATTCGAATCAACCTTTCCGCGATTAAGAACGCGATTGTGTcggcggaggaggaggaggaggggattgtggattttgaaaagaggagaaggaggaggttGAGTTTCTGGGAGGAGTGGAAGGGCGAGGGTGAGGGTGAATCTAGGGATTGGGAACCGATTCGAGTCTTGAAGACTCGGCTCAAGGAGTTTGAGAAACGTGGTTCTTCTTTTGATGCTTTCAAGAACAGTGAATTCGTCGAGAAAGTCAAGTCTAGCTTGGTTTGTGCTTATTCCTCTTCTAGTGATTTGCTTGGTTTCAACTGCATTATACTGTTTCCGTCTGTGTTTTTGCTTTTGCTTCTTCCCCCCCTTGTGTCTggttttataacaaaaatttgGGTAGGGGTTTTCATTGTGGCTTAAGTCATTATTTCTTTGGAGGTTATAAATATTAGGTTATAATTAGAAAACACTTAGATTGTTGAGGTTATAATTAGAACTTGGGAGGAAGATTGTTCCCTGGTAAAAACCCCTTTTATGTGATACTAACTGTTAGTAGGAGTGAACTTGCTTGTTGTATTTGGTTGTTCTTGTTGCTGGATGTTTTAATGACTTAAATGATTCATTGaaagaattttagaaaaaaattgacatgATTTTTGCAAGAGCCTCACATTTTGGGGATGAGTCCAACAGTAGTAAGGTTGAGCCATTTGTTGGTTGGGATGTGTGTGGATATTATTGTTTATTGGTTTATTTTCCGTGAATCACGTGTTAGGCTCATGCATGTGATTTACCACCATTAAATGTTCTTTGTATGAATGAATCAAAAAAATGTTCTATGTATGATGAGTGTTCCAGTTTGTGTTTTTAACTGGTGTTGTACTGTTGTAATTGgtgatttatgttttttttttttttgtgcatttGAGCATAAATTTGATAAGTGCTTTTGTTCTGAGAATTTACATGTTCATTTCTTGACTTTCCTGCAGAAATCAATGTGCAAGGAACCTCTGGAGTCAAAGGTTTGTGTGTAATATGTTTAGTTTCTTTTGTTCATATAATATGCCTGGGGCCttggtaaaatattttactcttttatgTAAAGAAACAAGAAGAAACATGCATGTGACTGGTCAGTGGAAGGCTCTAATCTAACTTCCAATGGACCACTATGCATATTCATACTTATGATACCTTGTTGAATACAATCAGTACACGAGTCCATGCATCCTTAGGTAGCCCCCCTCTATGCATAAAATCCCagtactttttaaattttatttagctTGATATTAAAAACTATCTCCTTCAGTTAGTtggcatatatattaatatatattttacttgcCATGTTCATGTGAGTAAcattaatgttttaatttatacattagAGCAATCAGTTAGGAAAAGATTGGATATATGATGCTAAAGAAATAGGGGCCAAGTCGCTTTAGCATGATATAGATGATATGGATGTGTTCAACATGTGTCATTAACTTTCCTGAGCACTGATTCTTGTCTGTCCTGAACTTGTGGCCTTGATTTGAATCATGAACTATGATTAACATTTAAATGCCTTTTTCACAGGAAGTGCCACCATTGGACGTACCTGAACTTCTGGCCTACATTGTAAAACAGTCTGGTCCATTTTTGGACCATCTTGGAGTGAAAAGAGGTACATAGTTATGCACAACTTATATGGGACTTCCATTTATATATCTTATCTGGAAGTTtatgtttgtgttttgttttaacACGAATGCTTTTCTAGAAACATCTTCTTTTGAGGGAATGTGATTTTTTGTTTCTACAATCTAGTGTTTATAAATCGCCCTGTTGGTTCCTCCCCCTTTCCTTAAATCTTAAGCAGTCACTGCTTGGTATACACATTCTTTTCCAATGTACTAGTAAATTAGGTACATGAAACAACCCAATGCAATGTTTTACAACACCACAATTCCTCATGTCTTTTTTCTCGTCTGCTTTTTGGCATTTATCTTGCTAAGCTATCTTACTGTTATTCTTGTTTTGTGATTGGCAAGCTGCCTCATTCCTTAATTTTTCAACAATGTGATTTAATAGTCACGCATTTCGTGCAACTCTATAACAAGGGCATGCACATGGTGAGTCGATTTAGATTGTTCAAAGACACTAAAAATTGACTCATACCATCTAATCTAATGATTTATTGTTGAAAATAGTTGTAGTCAATCTGATTGTTAAACTTTACTTAGTCTTGTTCAAAAGTTTTCCCTTTAGTCAAATATTGTTTTCTATTCTGAGCAACTTatactaaaatgaaattaatgtgtCATGATTTTCAAGCAAGTGAAAATTTCTAGTGCTTGATCAGATGCTTATAGTTATTTACTTTTTCTCAAATTTGGTGCAAGATCAATTTTTCATGAGCTGGCAGGATTATATCTTTGCTTTCTTTGCTGTAGTTTTCTAGGCAGTCAGCTAGTTTATACAGTTTAGGATTCACTCGATCtgttattcaattttaataattttttcgaATCTGATTGCATTGCAGACATATGTGACAAGATAGTAGAAAGCTTGTATAGCAAATGCAAAAACCATCAACTATTGCATTCCCTCTCTGGGGAAGAATCTTCTGTTCTAGGGAATGGAAACATAAATGATGAATTGGATTTACGAATAGCAAGTGTCCTTCAGAGCACAGGGCACCGGTATGAAGGTGGATTCTGGACAGACCATGCAAAGCATGATCCATTGGACAATGAAAGACATGTTGCAATAGTGACAACTGCTAGTCTTCCTTGGATGACGGGAACAGCTGTAAACCCACTATTTCGAGCTGCATATTTATCACAATCTGCAAAGCAGAAAGTTACTCTGTTGGTTCCATGGCTTTGTAAATCAGATCAAGAACTGGTTTATCCCAGCAATCTCACTTTTACTTCACCAGAAGAACAAGAAGCTTATATACGTAGCTGGCTTGAGGAAAGGATTGGTTTTAAGGCAGacttcaaaatttctttttatcccGGGAAGGTAACTTAATGAGAAAGTTAGCTATAATCCTTTATGTCATACTTTCATATCACTACTGTCAGTTCTTATGTTTTTGTCATTCTCATGTGTAGTTTTCGGAAGCAAGGCGGAGTATAATACCTGCTGGAGATACTTCTCAATTTATACCATCCAGGGATGCTGACATTGCTATCCTGGAAGAACCAGAACATTTGAATTGGTATCATCATGGAAAGCGTTGGACGGACAAATTCAACCATGTTGTTGGTATTGTCCACACAAATTATTTAGAATATATCAAGAGGGAGAAAAATGGGGCACTCCAGGCATTCCTGGTGAAACACATAAACAACTGGGTTACAAGAGCATACTGCCACAAGGTATGAGAATTTATCATCCTAGTAAGCTTGGATTAAGGTAGAAGCTAATTGACTAAACCTTTTTGGGCTTCCCTTCTCCTTAAAACTAGAAGCTCCTTCAATTAGCTCTTATAGAAGATTATTTtgggtttttgtttattttgaaagttactttttttaaagctttttataaaattgtgtttggccTGACTTTTCCTTTTAAGGAGAAGAGAAATCAGAAAAACACTAGGCCAAATGCTACCCAACTCGGAAGATTACTAGAAATGGTTTTCGTGTTTTTGTTGATAAATTTGTCATGGAGTTCTTTTATCAAAAAAgaactaaacaaaacaaaaagggactaaattatttatgatttatattCAGGTTCTTCGTCTCTCAGCTGCTACTCAGGATTTACCAAAGTCTGTA is a genomic window containing:
- the LOC100796354 gene encoding digalactosyldiacylglycerol synthase 1, chloroplastic → MATHPQTPTSSNAFSFISKGWREVRDSADADLRLMRDRANSFKDLATSFDRELENFFNSATPPFSVPAMRSPPPKEIEFVKSLRPKLSEIRRAYSSPDFSKKVLEKWRPRTQIRINLSAIKNAIVSAEEEEEGIVDFEKRRRRRLSFWEEWKGEGEGESRDWEPIRVLKTRLKEFEKRGSSFDAFKNSEFVEKVKSSLKSMCKEPLESKEVPPLDVPELLAYIVKQSGPFLDHLGVKRDICDKIVESLYSKCKNHQLLHSLSGEESSVLGNGNINDELDLRIASVLQSTGHRYEGGFWTDHAKHDPLDNERHVAIVTTASLPWMTGTAVNPLFRAAYLSQSAKQKVTLLVPWLCKSDQELVYPSNLTFTSPEEQEAYIRSWLEERIGFKADFKISFYPGKFSEARRSIIPAGDTSQFIPSRDADIAILEEPEHLNWYHHGKRWTDKFNHVVGIVHTNYLEYIKREKNGALQAFLVKHINNWVTRAYCHKVLRLSAATQDLPKSVICNVHGVNPKFLKIGEKIAAERELGQKAFTKGAYFLGKLVWAKGYKELIDLLAKHKADLDGFKLDVFGNGEDANEVQSAARRLDLNLNFQKGRDHADDSLHGYKVFINPSISDVLCTATAEALAMGKFVVCADHPSNEFFRSFPNCLTYRTSEDFVAKVKEALENEPYPLTPEQRYQLSWEAATQRFMEYSELDRILNKENNGEKASVDKGKLIAKSASMPNLTELVDGGLAFAHYCLTGNEFLRLCTGAIPGTRDYDKQHCKDLHLLPPLVENPIYGW